The following are encoded together in the Xanthobacter autotrophicus Py2 genome:
- a CDS encoding protein of unknown function DUF1470 (PFAM: protein of unknown function DUF1470~KEGG: bpe:BP3097 hypothetical protein) yields MPFLGSRLWIDFANSAPVALGDFLATPEGWARWLAAAGLKVGSGLKGAADANLADVHALRAALQRLFDALETGSRPAAPDLDLVNRHLVAGAAPPQFAWRDGRLLVERQEAGDMDPLVAIATDFADFATHYERARLRHCANPECSLIFYDTARNGTRRWCSMSACGNRHKVRSHRMRAAKLECS; encoded by the coding sequence ATGCCGTTTCTGGGCAGCCGCCTCTGGATCGATTTCGCGAACTCCGCGCCGGTGGCCCTTGGGGATTTTCTGGCGACGCCTGAGGGATGGGCGAGATGGCTCGCCGCCGCCGGCCTCAAGGTGGGGTCGGGGCTCAAAGGCGCGGCTGACGCCAACCTCGCGGACGTGCATGCCCTGCGCGCGGCCCTCCAGCGCCTGTTTGACGCGCTGGAGACCGGCAGCCGCCCCGCTGCCCCGGACCTTGATCTCGTCAATCGGCATCTGGTCGCCGGCGCCGCGCCACCGCAGTTCGCCTGGCGTGACGGCAGGCTTCTGGTGGAGCGGCAAGAGGCCGGCGACATGGATCCCCTGGTCGCCATCGCCACGGACTTCGCCGACTTCGCGACCCACTACGAGCGTGCGCGACTGCGGCACTGCGCCAATCCGGAGTGCAGCCTGATCTTCTACGACACGGCGCGGAACGGGACCCGGCGTTGGTGCTCCATGTCCGCCTGCGGCAACCGGCACAAGGTGCGCAGCCATCGCATGCGCGCCGCAAAGCTGGAATGCTCCTGA
- a CDS encoding alpha/beta hydrolase fold (PFAM: alpha/beta hydrolase fold~KEGG: ade:Adeh_0548 alpha/beta hydrolase fold-1), giving the protein MLNAFLQAVRPAAAGSTPVATVAYRRAAVGGLDIFYRDAGPADAPVIVLLHGFPSSSHMFRNLIPALADRYRVIAPDYPGFGYSSAPAPEDFAYSFDALADVVETLLADLGVRRYALYLQDFGGPVGMRIAARHPERVTGLIVQNSVANLEGFAASAVGTFGPYWADRNAETEKPLRGFLTAETTRFQYEHGASARADRVSPDAWQHDQWLLDRPGNDRIQLELLYRYQDNVGAYPQWQAYLRAHQPNILVTWGDNDPFFTAAGRDLFKALVPATEVHAYDAGHFALETHGPEIAAAIRAFLARVAPAA; this is encoded by the coding sequence ATGCTGAATGCGTTTCTCCAGGCCGTCCGTCCGGCTGCGGCCGGCTCCACTCCGGTGGCCACGGTGGCTTATCGCCGGGCGGCGGTCGGCGGCCTCGACATTTTCTATCGGGATGCGGGACCGGCCGACGCGCCGGTGATCGTGCTGCTGCACGGCTTTCCCTCCTCCTCCCACATGTTCCGGAATCTCATTCCCGCGCTGGCCGACCGCTACCGCGTGATCGCGCCGGACTATCCGGGCTTCGGCTATTCCAGCGCCCCGGCGCCCGAGGATTTCGCCTACAGCTTCGATGCCCTCGCCGACGTGGTGGAGACGTTGCTCGCAGACCTCGGCGTGCGCCGCTACGCGCTCTACTTGCAGGATTTCGGTGGACCCGTGGGCATGCGCATCGCCGCCCGTCATCCGGAGCGGGTCACTGGCCTCATCGTGCAGAATTCGGTGGCGAACCTGGAAGGCTTCGCCGCCAGCGCGGTGGGCACCTTCGGACCCTACTGGGCCGACCGCAATGCCGAGACGGAAAAGCCCCTCCGCGGCTTCCTCACCGCCGAGACCACGCGCTTCCAGTATGAGCACGGCGCCTCGGCCCGCGCGGATCGCGTCAGCCCGGATGCCTGGCAGCACGACCAGTGGCTACTGGACCGCCCCGGCAACGACCGGATCCAGCTGGAGCTGCTCTACCGCTACCAGGACAATGTGGGCGCCTATCCGCAGTGGCAGGCCTATCTGCGCGCGCACCAGCCGAACATCCTGGTGACCTGGGGCGACAACGACCCCTTCTTCACCGCCGCCGGCCGCGACCTGTTCAAGGCGCTGGTGCCGGCCACCGAGGTGCACGCCTACGACGCCGGCCATTTCGCTCTGGAGACCCACGGGCCGGAGATCGCCGCCGCCATCCGCGCCTTCCTCGCCCGCGTGGCTCCGGCCGCCTGA